Below is a window of Aptenodytes patagonicus chromosome 15, bAptPat1.pri.cur, whole genome shotgun sequence DNA.
CCCAGCACGCAGCCGGCAGCAGAGGGTGATTCTGCCTGTCCATTACCCAGGCCGAGTGCACAGAGCAAACCAGATAACAGCATATCCCACTCGGACAAGCATGGACCCTCACGGAAACCCTATCACAGTACTTACAGTTGAGCGACATGGTGAACAGAGCCTCTACCAAGCCCAGTCCCCAGCCTATATCCGAAGCTATCAGCCTATTCATTTGGACCATGCTTTAAACACGCATCACTGCAGCCTGGAACACAGGGCTTACTCTCCAGCTCACAACTTCCGAAGACCCAAGTTTGGTGGACGCAACTTTTCCAAAGCAGCGTGCTTTTCCCAATATGAGACCATGTATCAGCACTACTACTTCCAAGGCCTTAGTTACCCTGAGCAAGATGGACAGCCTCCAGCTGGCATTTCCTCAAAGGGTCCTTCCCGTGCCTTTCAGCCTGGTAGCAGCATGCTTTTCCCTCCTGTGGTACATGTAGTGCCCTCATCCCGCTTGGAGAGTGGCAGTACCTCCAGCTTTAGCTGCTATCATGGTCATCGTTCAGTGTGCAGTGGATATTTGGCTGACTGCCCTGggagtgacagcagcagcagcagttctggtcAGTGCCACTGCTCCTCTAGTGATTCCATGGTTGACTGCACTGAGGTCAGCAACCAAGGGGTTTATGGGAGCTGCTCTACCTTTCGCAGCTCTTTGAGCAGTGACTATGACCCATACGTTTACCGCAGTAAGAGCCCTTGCCGAGTGGGTGAGGTTGGTGGTGCAAACAGGGGTGCAATTGTTCTCTTGGAGGGCCCCCACCAGGACGAGCTTCCAGCTCATGGTCACAGTCTGGTGGGTGCTGACTGCCGGCCTGTGCCAGTTTCTTCCTCAGGGGACCAACTGTCTAATTGCAGCATGGATATGAACTATAGCAGTAATTCCTCACTAGAGCACAGGGATCCAAATGGCACTACCTCAGAGGGAGGACATGAGGCCACTCCTGGTGCTGCCTTGGATGTTAAAAGGAACTGGAAGAATCCAGAGATAGCAGGGCCACTTATGGAGCAAGCATGCGCATGCTGCTTTGAACTCCAGCACTCTGCCCTGGAGCCTAGCAATGGGACAGCTGACTGTAGTGCACTCTTCCTTAGCTCTCCGCTGTGGGGGACGTGTGGCCCAGGAATAGAACCACAGTCAGGGAACACCCCAGGCTTGTACAGTATTAACTCAGACCACTTGCATAGGACAGATGGGGTAAAATATGAGGGGTTGCCCTGCTGCTTCTATGAAGAGAAGCAGGTAGCCTGTAGTAGCAACAGTGGCAGTGGAGGTGGTGGCTGCTATACAGAAGACTATGCAGTGAATGTGCAGTACACGCTTCCTGATGACACCTTGCCAAGCTGCTGTAAGGGTGTATGTGATCTGGGTCAACGCATTCCCATAATTCCTGAAGACAGAGACTGTGAGCTGATCCTACCTACAGAGTGCCAAGGGACCCACGCAGGAGGCTGTAGTTCCTGGGATGGAACACCTGAGCTAGATACTTACCTGCACTGCCAAGGTATAGGAGAGGTACAGGACGAGAGGGAGGTGTGCTATGAGGCAACATCATTCCTGCGGCAGAACTACTCTCAGGAGGAGGAAGCCAGAATGCTCTTTCCCAGTCCCACTCTGAACTCCCAGAAGCTGATGACAACCACAAAGGCCACAGGTAATACGTGTGCTTTTTCTGATTACTCGCTACCTTTCTGTCCTAGCGTATGAAATGCTGCCAGCTTCCTAGGTACCTGCAGCCCTAAAGGTTACTGCCGTCCTTTGCATAAGAGCAGGTTATTGACGAATCCTTCGCCCGAAAGTGTTACTCTCTTGTTACCTGTGCTCATTTGGTCGTAGCTAGAGGAATAGAAGGTGATAGCTTACTATCTACCCATATAAAAGCTTTCATACCCATCCTttgtggggaggggaaaaagtgacTGCTAGTACCAGGCCCCCATTAGAGCCCCCGCAGCCAGGGACACTGTGCCAGTCATGGCAGCTGTGGCGAGCCACCTAAGTAGGCAGGGCCAGagtgctgggaggggacagacaagctgaaggttaaaaaaaatgagtgaaagaCTTGGAATTGCTGTAGAAGAATATGTGGGAAAGTCTCTGCTGTGGACATacacaagcagaaaaaagaacCACTCGCAGAATGAAGGGGGTATTCCTTACCTGCCTTGCCAGGGCTGTTTTTAAGggtgttcatagaatcataggataccctaggttggaagggacctcaggccatcatctagtccaaccccctgctcaaagcagggccagctctgagatCAGACCAAGTTACGCAGTTTGTCAGGTTAGCCAAGTTTATCCAGTCAGGCCATGACAACCTCCAGGGACGCGGAGTGCACTCCCTTGTTCTCTGGGCCCTTGTTCCTGCGCTTGACTGCCAGCGTGGTGAAAAgattttccttatatccagtctgaacgtCTCACGTTTCAACTTAAGCTCCTCGCCTCTTGTCCAAAAGGCATCACTGTGAAGACCCTGGCTCCACTGTTGTGACAACCTCCATGTAGGTATAGCAAAGCTGCTAGGGGGTgcccccgaagccttctcttctgcaggctgaacaagctCCAATCCCCCAGCCTcttctcacagggcaagtgctccagccctctgagcATCTTGGctctctgctgaacttgctccagtcaGTCAATGTCTTGTTCTGGGGACCCCAAACCTGGATGCAATATTCTAGATGCAATGTTCCTTAGTTTTCTTTATCCTTCAGGTGCTGGATCTCATCCCTTGGAGAGAAGCCAAATCGGTGACTAGACCTGTCCAGATGATCCCGGATGGAGAAGCGGAGCTTATCAGAGACTCCAAATTCTCatggacttaattttttttaagctttgacaAACACACAAAAGTGGTAATGTGGAGAAGTCCCTCCCccacttcctcttcctctgtgtcCACATCAGCTTGAttgtctcctttctccctcttgccTGAAGCCTTCAGGCCTCCATTTGTGTGCAAAGCCCATGTGGGACATGGTGTGGAGCATTTCTGAGCTCTAGTGCCATTTCTATATTAATGACAAAgtgttatttatattttcttcttagaAGTGACCGTGTCAGCTCTTGCTGAGAGGTAACACGGTGTGTTAAATAAGCCAGGCTATGTGTAGATGCTGTTATCTCCTACTTAAAGGAGTCCAGCCTTCGATAAGCTCAGGGCTACACCTGCCTTAGAAACCAGATAGCACCTTGAAATATAGTAGTCCAGAGGGATACAGCTGCTGAATGGATTCTCAGATACCGACTAATCCTAGTAGCAAATCCTAGTAGCCAGCAAGTTATATGAGCGATTTTGAGGGAGGTGAAGCATTGGActgtctcctttctcctctcccctcctccccctttcaTGCTGCTTGGATGATTTGGCTAGGAAGGGTCTCCTGCCATCATGACTAGTTTTAACAGAGTGGGGGTAAGGAAACTGGTAGCTCAGAATGTTCTCATCCTCACTTCCTGCTAAACCATGGACCTCATTGTATCTTCTGACTGGTGAAGAATGCTGGGGACCCCCCCCTCAAACAGATGCTAGAAGAAAGTGCTTAGAAAGGGTAATACCTTTGTAGGTAATGAACCTTGCCTTCCATAGGAAGTTTTTCAGGCACCTGTAGCCCCTGTTACGGCTGTGAGGAATGCCGGCATATGCAGGAAAACAGAGCTTGCAGGGTGCTTGCAGCTTGGCTGGCTCCTTTTGGAAACAGGTCAGAAGGTGTCTCGTTTCCTTACAGACTGCAAGCATGCCTAAGGGAAGCAGTGCTTGTCACCTTTTGTGCATGTGGGAAAGTGAGGGACTTGGTTTaatcattgttttcttctttgctgtggTTGATGTAGCTTCCATAGATCGATCTGTTTTAAAGGTTTCTTGGGCCCAGCCAGTTGTGCTTCATTTTTGTCTTGTGTACAGAGTGCTCTCTGTACCCCATTAGCCTGGGCACAtacttttgttcttgttcttgtaCTAGTGGGGATGTTTGTTATCATGAGATAATATATGTCGTCACTTCTGATAGCAATTGTTTCCTGTGGAAACAGCGGCTTCTGAGTAAGAGGCTACCATAGCATGGTTTAAATTGCCTGTCATGCTGCATGTGCCTGAGGACACAGTGTCATCCTGTCTGGTGTATTCACAGCAGGAATTCTCCTAAAGGGAAACTAATTATTTAATGCCCAGGGTGCCAGTCTTCTGAAAAGATTTGTCCAAAGTTCAGTACACTTTGGAGATActtaaaagacatgaaaaagagATGTACACTTCATGTTACATTTTCTGCCAAAGTAATGTCCTTGACAGCACTGGGCTAATTGTGAGAACCAGCAAAGTTAACTTGTTTGCTTTATAGtcccaaatgaaatattttaaaagaagcaaacatctaagaaataacaaatacattCATCTGTTTACTTTTACTTTCTGTACTCAGtaagttaggaaaaaataattctttttaaaggaattcaCATTAAATCTCTATGAATGAACAAACACCAAAATCCAGCTGTTCAGAGAATTAATACGAGGCAATATCTGGGTataagattaaaagaaaaattccaataAACACGTTTTCTGTGTATAAAGCTTATTGAAAACTTACTCATTCTCTGAATGACTGAAGTAAGTGGTATGTGTTGGGAGAATAAACTctaaaggtttggggtttttgtttggttggttttttaagtcTTACCGTTCTCCTTCCTCCActcaaaagaaatgcattgtAGAAGCTATGGTATACTGCCTTGGTTATTCTGCTTGGTGTTTTGTGAGGCACTGTCTAAGGCCACCTAAGATGCTTTGTACTCTATGACATACGTTGTGGTAAAATGTGGttgtaaaaaagaaatttgaatatTCTGGCTCATGGTGTTCCTGGATGTACTGGTCTCATTCACACGGTGTGGAAATGTCTGCCAGTACAACAGTCTCTGCAGGCCTTACCACAGAGGTACCCTACGCTCGCtttctgtgtttggttttataTTCAACGTTTAGTTAATTCCCTGCTACCTGTATGTCCATACAGACTTGCAGGCTAGCTGGCCGCGATAGATGGGTTTTATAACAAAATGCCTTTCTACTACTTACATGAACAGTTGTCATTGTGTTTGGCTCATGAGGcactatttaaaatgtttttaattaaagttatAGCACTTAAAATTGTTTTGTATAAAATTTGCTGTAAAGATTTGTAATATGGTCAAAGGGCTCTTTCTCCTtcattaccattttttaaaatgttttaaaagctagAAAACATCTTGTATATATTCTGTATATGTATAGCAGCACATTTCATTTATGGAAATATGTTCTCAGAATATTTATTTACTAATATATTTATCTTAAGCCATGTCTTATGTTGAGAGTGTGTGACATTATTGTAATAATCATTGAAAATCACTAACATGAGGCCCTGTAAATACATGATAATTGCACACAAAGATTTTACAGTACTTGCCGACCAAAAATGATTTAAGAAAAGTTGTAGTTACCTGCAGTTTTGTAAGAAAGTGTACAAatgtctgtattaaaaaaaaaaaaaaaggcaaaaccacacaaaaatacagtttt
It encodes the following:
- the ZNRF3 gene encoding E3 ubiquitin-protein ligase ZNRF3 isoform X2, coding for MHPLGLCNSNDEEDLYEYGWVGVVKLEQPELEPKPCLTVLGKLNQGSEDPLKRPVVYVKGADAVKLMNIVNKQKVARARIQHRPPRQPTEYFDMGIFLAFFVVVSLVCLILLVKIKLKQRRSQNSMNRLAVQALEKMETRKFKSKSKGHREGSCGALDTLSSSSTSDCAICLEKYIDGEELRVIPCTHRFHKKCVDPWLLQHHTCPHCRHNIIEQKKGNAGPVCLESINPARSRQQRVILPVHYPGRVHRANQITAYPTRTSMDPHGNPITVLTVERHGEQSLYQAQSPAYIRSYQPIHLDHALNTHHCSLEHRAYSPAHNFRRPKFGGRNFSKAACFSQYETMYQHYYFQGLSYPEQDGQPPAGISSKGPSRAFQPGSSMLFPPVVHVVPSSRLESGSTSSFSCYHGHRSVCSGYLADCPGSDSSSSSSGQCHCSSSDSMVDCTEVSNQGVYGSCSTFRSSLSSDYDPYVYRSKSPCRVGEVGGANRGAIVLLEGPHQDELPAHGHSLVGADCRPVPVSSSGDQLSNCSMDMNYSSNSSLEHRDPNGTTSEGGHEATPGAALDVKRNWKNPEIAGPLMEQACACCFELQHSALEPSNGTADCSALFLSSPLWGTCGPGIEPQSGNTPGLYSINSDHLHRTDGVKYEGLPCCFYEEKQVACSSNSGSGGGGCYTEDYAVNVQYTLPDDTLPSCCKGVCDLGQRIPIIPEDRDCELILPTECQGTHAGGCSSWDGTPELDTYLHCQGIGEVQDEREVCYEATSFLRQNYSQEEEARMLFPSPTLNSQKLMTTTKATGAGSHPLERSQIGD
- the ZNRF3 gene encoding E3 ubiquitin-protein ligase ZNRF3 isoform X1; this translates as MHPLGLCNSNDEEDLYEYGWVGVVKLEQPELEPKPCLTVLGKAKRAVQRGATAVIFDVSENPDAIDQLNQGSEDPLKRPVVYVKGADAVKLMNIVNKQKVARARIQHRPPRQPTEYFDMGIFLAFFVVVSLVCLILLVKIKLKQRRSQNSMNRLAVQALEKMETRKFKSKSKGHREGSCGALDTLSSSSTSDCAICLEKYIDGEELRVIPCTHRFHKKCVDPWLLQHHTCPHCRHNIIEQKKGNAGPVCLESINPARSRQQRVILPVHYPGRVHRANQITAYPTRTSMDPHGNPITVLTVERHGEQSLYQAQSPAYIRSYQPIHLDHALNTHHCSLEHRAYSPAHNFRRPKFGGRNFSKAACFSQYETMYQHYYFQGLSYPEQDGQPPAGISSKGPSRAFQPGSSMLFPPVVHVVPSSRLESGSTSSFSCYHGHRSVCSGYLADCPGSDSSSSSSGQCHCSSSDSMVDCTEVSNQGVYGSCSTFRSSLSSDYDPYVYRSKSPCRVGEVGGANRGAIVLLEGPHQDELPAHGHSLVGADCRPVPVSSSGDQLSNCSMDMNYSSNSSLEHRDPNGTTSEGGHEATPGAALDVKRNWKNPEIAGPLMEQACACCFELQHSALEPSNGTADCSALFLSSPLWGTCGPGIEPQSGNTPGLYSINSDHLHRTDGVKYEGLPCCFYEEKQVACSSNSGSGGGGCYTEDYAVNVQYTLPDDTLPSCCKGVCDLGQRIPIIPEDRDCELILPTECQGTHAGGCSSWDGTPELDTYLHCQGIGEVQDEREVCYEATSFLRQNYSQEEEARMLFPSPTLNSQKLMTTTKATGAGSHPLERSQIGD